The Rhinolophus sinicus isolate RSC01 linkage group LG13, ASM3656204v1, whole genome shotgun sequence sequence gctgctcctccTGCCGCTCCTCCGACTCCTCCCCCTCCTCCGACTCCTGCTCACACTGGGACATTGAGGCAACATTGGCCGGTGACTGCGCGCTCCCTGTCACCTCCTGACTCGACTCGCCAACGCGAGGGGGCGCCGCTTCCTGGAGCCCGGACTCCGCTTCCGGGTGCTCGCGGGCCGACCTCATCTTAGAAACGCCAGCGAAAACTTCCGCTTCCGCCCGTCCCCGGCGCCTGGCTGGCACAGGTGAGCTCTGTGCGCTCTCGGTGAGCCCCGCGTCCGCCTTCCTGGAAGTCGTGCGGGCTCTGCCCTGTCGCGGGAAACGTCTCCCTCCTCACCCCGCCCCCGCGCAGACGCAGTGCTGAGCACACAGCCGCGGAACAAAGGGTGACGTTCAGAGCCGGAGTCATGGCGGCGACCGAGCCGGTCTTGGCGGCCCCTGGGAGCCCGGCGCCGCCACGGGAGAAGGCAGAAGAAGGAGCCGGGCCGAGCTCAGGCCCGGAGAGTAACCCTGCGGGCTCCTTGTCGACTCCTGAGGCGCCTCCGCCAGCCCCCGAACACTCCAACCAAAATGCCGCCGACCCCGAAGCGGTTCCTCCGCCTCCCGCGGCGGCGTCCCCGGCCCTGGAGCTGCCTCTCCATCCTGCACCCCTGGGCTCCGCGCCCCTTGCTGAAGCCGCTCCACGCTCCCCCTCAGGCCCTGGCGGCCTTGGCAGCTCCCGGCCCGGCCCGGAGACGTTCCGCCAGCGTTTCCGACAGTTCCGCTACCAAGACGCTGCGGGCCCGCGGGAGGCGTTTCGGCAGCTGCGGGAGCTCTCCCGCCAGTGGCTGCGGCCTGACATCCGCACGAAGGAGCAGATCGTGGAGATGCTGGTGCAGGAGCAGCTGTTCGCCATCCTACCGGAGGCGGCGCGGGCCCGACGGCTTCGTCGCCGCACGGATGTGCGCATCACCGGCTGAGCCTGGAGCTGCGGGCGGCCTGGTCCGGAGGCTCCCTGGACTTGGAGCCGTGATGGAGTCTGGGAGCGTGAGCCTGCTCCCCAGTCCGCATTAATGAAAAACGAGTTTGTGTAGCTCCTGTCGTCTGGTGTGTCCCTTTCGTTCGTTTTTTACTGGGTTTATTTTCCCAAGCCTATTTTCAGCCTCCTGGCTAAACCTAGTTGGGAGCCCATGAGAATAAAACCTGTTAATAATCACTTGGCCTTCGTTGGATCATTACGCGTTGGCTAGCCCTGGGCCTGCACATGTGGGAAGTATTTCTGCGCGCTCCCCAGGACGCCACTTGGGACTCCTTTGTTTAGTTGGAGTCTAAATAGGCTTCCATAGTCGCCCCTGATTCTCACTAGCTAGAATCTGAACTTGTTTTCCTACCTGAAAAAATAGATGGTAGTGATAAGTCTTGCCTTCTAATTGGTTTTGGGATCGTTCTGGCCAATAACTGGCTCTATTAAGTGCTTGCTTTTAACTACCTGTATACCAACACTGCCAACTTACTCCACTAGCCTGCCCTTTGGGCACCAGCTTCCCAAAAGGCCCAAACTACGGTATAGGGCTATTTTAAGTTTCAGTGCGGGTCCTTATGTAGTTCCTGTTTGTGAGCTCTGGTTTAAGCCTCCAGCCTCACCTTCCTTAAAATTTTAGGCCTCTAGGACTTCAGCAGGACAATGTGAgccaatggattttttttatattgctggAGCTATGCATTTTAAGTATCTCCAACTgcctgcattttttaaaaataagcgtTTGTttagaaaagggggaggggggttactttctgaggggtgtaaatgtctattacgttgctttgtacacctgaaactggaaaaaaaaaaagaatttgggacGTAAAAGGGAAGCTTTGCTATGAAATCTAAAGCCTACATGAGATTTGAGTCTTCTGGTCAACCAGGAAGGAGCTAAGGGGTCCATAAGCAGCTTGGATTGGTCTCAGAAGAGTCCTAATTCCAGTGGGTGCCATCTCAATATAAGGCCAAAAACTGTCCTGTGCACTGTTTTCAACAATCAAAATCTAATAAGCCTACAGCTCACATCACAAAAACATGAGCCAGACTGGGCTGCAGGCTGGTGTGGGACGTTTTACTTTtgcatattaaaaacaaatgaattccAAAGTATTTTGCATACTTTCTTGGGCTTTAGAGTCTTGAGCTTGCATCCATCTACCTCCCTGCAGAAGATAAACCTGTTTAGAATGTAAAAGCAGACTtcctttaaaagatatttatacaaaagtaatacatattaaGAATAGAGAACTTTATTATACAGTAACATTGTAAGGATAAtactgtatcttctattttgagactTAAACCACTAGTGTAATTTAACACTAGTTGAGCTTGGgtctttttgaaagtttttctctttctcccctccctgttaaaccttaatgactctgtttactatgcataccagtttcaatgatTCTATTTTCCCCAGGCCAGTTTCAAGGACTGTTTACTCTGGGCCAATACCACCTCCCCCTCcacctttttcctttgttctgcctcttaCAAGCCCATAAAATCTTTTGGCCAGGCTgagaggcgggggtgggggtggagggatggcCTTTGGACCCGAGTCCCAgcatcctcccagaatgccagaattttgaataaacctgcttttctttccatcaacCAAGTCTTGAGTTTTGGCTTTCGTGTGGTAACAATATGACAAACAGAGCAACaaaaacctgttttattttttccaaatacagaTACAGAAGTTtgcatgttttgtaaatattgcTTCAAAGCAACATTTCTATATACAGGGCCTTCTGTTCTAATAGCGCGTAAACATAGATATGTATCCACAGTGCAATGTTGGCTCATCAAGGGTCCACCTTGCATAAACTCAtcacataaagaaacaaaatgtttagtCAAACCAGAACTGTTTTTGTcaaggcaattttttaaaaggtggatagtttttctcaaaagaaaacttAGGTAGTGTACATATTTCTAAATGGTAACAGTAATACTTGCAAATAACAGTTTCCAGTGCTCCAACTTGGGGTTAATTCAACTTGACCCAGGAATGAGGATGGAGCCCCTCAACATGGCTTTAAATTAGGGAAACACACTGAGGTTATCAGAATTAGGAGTCATCCCTGCTTCCCTAAGGATAAAAGTCACAATGAGTGATATGGGatcatttctttacaaaataaacaataaacccAATAACAGGCAAAATTAGGGTAATTCAGTTTCTGCTTCCATCTTTGAAAAAGACATGAGACTGACTAAAGTTACAGCTTCCCCAGATGTGACactcaaatttattttcaggaaaaaaatcagtaatctaATGCTAAGAAACACCGCACAGTTGTGGCTACAGAAAACCATcctgtttcttcccttttcagACAAGTATCACACAATTCTGAAAATGTGGCTGTCTGATAAATTATGCAAAACACGGATGCGACGCACGCTCCTTGAGCATTTCTTCCCATTTCAGAAACACCAACGTTAGCAACTGGAAACAGCCTCTTATAGAGGAATTGTGTCAGCTTTATTACGGATGTCACATCTACATGTATGCCTTCTGATGGATAAGCTACAGCAGGTCAACTTGtcctaaattcattttataatcacATGGTGAACAAATCACTAGACAGCGTTCCCTGAAACAGATCTTGGTACAGAGGCTTTCGTGACCACAATGACCTGTGCCTTAAAGCCTAACCATTCCACAGATCACTGGACATATGGTCATTGCTACTGAGATATTGGCTACTTCACGtttacatagtaaatatttgcaGCATATAACATTACAGATTCAAAAACCCATAATTAACTTGTGTTAATGGACAACTGTGCTTTGATTTTTGCCTTTAGTGATAAGAAAACTAAACGGTGAAACGGGTCACTCCTCAAAGCATGgaacattttctttaactttgcctagtaaggaaaaacaataatataGCAATTACACGTGGAACCGTAACCTGTGAGAGTAACAAATATTGtctcaaaaggtacaaattgtACCTGGACCTTAAGCAGCATAATAATCACCTTTATCtcacaaaataatacaaacagGATATTTAAACTGTTAAAGTATATTAACACAATTCTGAAAATGCCACTACTGAACATATACCCTTCAGAGAAGGAGGAAAGCGGCACATGTAGAATCTGAAGTTTGTGTACAATATAAAATAAGGTAGATCCCCAAACCACATTCTTTGTAACAAATCTTTACAGTGAAAGAGTTCAAaattttgggaaacattttttgGACATTAAATAGAACTGGGAAGCTGTCAATATTAAGAAGTAGGTAGAAAACGATGTCCTTTGGGTTCCAGACCTTGCCTGCTTCAGCTTGGCATTCCTCCTAGATTCTTATTACAGTGAGATTCGAGTTTCTCCACAGGCTGTGTGGGTTCTGCTACAGAAGACACAACCCAGCCAACTGTGGGATGAAAGCATATAAAACTTGTCCCCGGTACCATGAAGTCATGCAAGAGATGTGGTGAGAAAAGTGAAGTCCTAAGAAGACAGGGCAGCCAAGGCCTCTGCTCCTTTCCAACCTCCACAGAATGGTGAAGTcacgacattctggaaaaatgaaaatgatgccTTCTGCCTAAATTCATGCCAGGCAGAAACCAAATGGCTTGGCATGTGTCCCAACCTAACAGAAAAGTCAATTAAATAAGCTGCAAGTTGAATTTATAACTTGTTTCCGACGAAACTTTTTTGGCTCTCACTCTATTTATCATCAGTGGCACAATTTCAAGTGAAGTTTGTGCAAAAAGACTCACTCTCCATCCAACAACGTGCACAGAAGAAGGGAATCCCAGGAGTCTATTTGCTACCTTCCTGGTAGGCTTTGAGATCAGTGCCCAGCCCTCCAGCAGTCAAATGGCCTCTTTGTCCAATGTCCATCACACCCCCTGCCCAGATCCCTGAAGTCGGTCGGTGTCACGTGCATTCAGCATgctaggtttatttatttaaatatgcgAAGTTCCTCCTGCAGGGGCCCCGGGCTTGAGCCCCCATTAGTTTTGGGAGCCCACTTTCATGTGGAGCAGCAGAGTGCGATCTGCTGCACCTTGCCCAGGTCCGTCAGCAGCTGCTTGATGCAGTGCTTGAGCTGCGGGAGCCTGGCCAGCGGCTCCGGGGGCTCCAGTTCCCCGGTGTAGTCCAGCCAGCTCTCCAACACTGTGGGCAGAACAGAGAGAGAGGACTCAGTGACTCCCCAACACTTGATTCATAAGACTGTCAACAACAATTCAGGCACCAAATCCCATCTGAGCATTCCTGGGAGGCGGGAAGGGAGGGCAACACTGTCTGATCACCCTCTCCGGAGAGGATTAACTCCTAGGACAAAGCTCAAAAGCTTTGGAGCAGCACAGaacaatagaactttctgcaacaATGGAAATGGTGTATGTCTGTGTTGTCTAGTACAGTAGCCATAGGtagttactgagcacctacaatgtgACTAGTGcaaatgaggaactgaatttaAATTGTATTCAATCTTAATTAAACAGCCACACATAGCCAGTGACTGCTGTCACTCTAAAGCTTACCCACCCATGTTGGAAATCAGAGTCTGGTATTTTAGCCTCctgttaagaaaaatgagaatttaaaggGACTTGAAATGGTCTATTTTTATCACCATAAATTCTGATTTGCTTGCTTCATATTAATTCCTATCATCAGTAGTACAGAAtactctgattttattttctcttgaagtATTTAGTATAAGATGTCCAGGTACTAATGCACTTGATTATAATTGGTTCCCTATCTAAAAAGCTGTCGTGCTTTTCTGAGAGCAGGGATTTCTCTTTAGGAAGATGTCTGTTCTTCCCCAGGCAACTCCCTGAAGCTCTGGCATTTGGGGAGAAGCCATCTTGGAATGCTGCATCTTTGACAAAAGCCAGCCCCTCCAGGTAGGCCCTGTGCTTACCCCAGCCTGCCTATAGCCTTTCTAGTCCTGTACCGAGCACCTTCTGGACCCTGGAGCCAGAGGTGCAGAAAGAGGACGACTCATCCAGTGCCTGTTCCTCAAGCAGCTCACAGTCTCGCACACAATCCTGTTCCTTGCTCAGACTCAGCCCTCCACCTTCTTTCCCACCTTTTAAAATCCTGTATTTCCTACAAGTTAtttctcagagaagccttccccaACTCTACACCTGGAATCCAGTCCCTGTGTTATGGGTGCTACGCTATCACACGTTCTTCTCTGGAGCACTAACCATAGTTTGTAATCATATATAATGGGACGATTTGATTATTATCTGTCTCGACCACAACAccaagctccttgaaggcagaggcCGAGGTGGCCTTGCTCACCATTAGACCCCTAACACTCAGTTGTCCCTGGAACATAGCAGGCATTCAGCCACTCAACAAAGGCGGTGAGAGCATGTGGGAATGCTCTGGCGGAATGCCCAGTGACTGCTCGGGCTCCACGGAACTCACCTTCCTCCCTGTATCATATTTCTTGTTGGCCCTTGGGGGTTCTAAGGCGGAGGAACCTACCCCCTTCCTGATCCCAACTAGTAGAGggacttaaaaataagaaaaataaagagtgcTCAGACTTGAACTTGAAAACCAAGAGTAAAGGACCAAAGTCACATGAGAGGGACTAGCGAcctcctgagaaagaaaaaactcCATAGTGACCAGTTCCAATACAgcagtaagttaaaaaaaaagaaagaaagaaactcgGAGACAAGCCACTGCTCAACAAAAGGGCACAAGAATAGATGATGGAGCAAAGACCCAAAGCCAATGCTGGAAGAGCCCATCTGAGGAAGAGGCAGTCAGGGCTGGCGGGGTCGATTCTGAGAAAGTGAGAATGTCAATCAGCAAGATGACCCTACAATTGACGAGAGGCCCCTCTCTTAAGGTCACCGTAACTACCTCAGATCTGGTTTCAGGCTCACCGAAGACCTCTCCCAACACTGTGACCCAAGAGGCCAGCACCAGGAGAAAGAGCTCCAGTGTGCGAACAGCATTGTCTGAGCGTGGTTAAGAGGATTGGTTAGAGCCCCGAAGCTGAAGCCTTCTCTAAACCTGTAGGTCTGAAGACCAGGCCCAGGACTGGGAGCCAACAGCCTCTCCTCTGGACCCAGGATCCAGCAGGCCAGCCTTTTCTCCACACCAGGTGCTGGAGCTAAGTCGCTCTTTGAAGGAAGCTCAACAGCTTCTCAGCAGTATGACGACTGCAAACAAGGGAAAGGGTTTCATTTCAAATACACTCTCCCAGACCATCTGGATAGAGGCCAATGTGCTCTAAAGtaacacattttcttaaaataataatttctaatgCAAAAAGATTCAGTATTTTCATGGTCATTAAACAtcttttgtcttttagttttACAAAACTATTCACACAACTACCTCAATTATTAAATAATGGTTAATattaaaacaatgacattttaaaacatatttatcagTCAATATAACAGCTTACTAGgctttttataaagtaaattgTCTCCCAATTCCTATACAAGCTTAGCTTATCTTGATGGTCTTTAGATGAACTGAAGAGTTCACTCCTCACTGTAGTAGAAATAAAACAGGATTcttatgaataaattaaatacaatgcAAAAGTATGTTTATctgaataaaatctttaaacttTATAATTGATTTTCGTGCTTCCCTGGTATCTCTCAGGGCCTTGAGTAGCAGGTCACCGGCAGAGCATGTGGCCCCAGAGCAGCAAGACACAGAAGAGGCCACTGGAGGCTGGAGAGGGGGCCTCGGCTCATCATCCTTACCACCGCCATGCGGGGCCGGAGGGGTGAGTCGGTGAGTAAAAAGTACATAGGCTCCGACTTCTCCCCATAGGGCAGGTTCCTTTGACAACAACAGAATGTTCGCCCTGTTTCCACCGGTGCCAGGCCTCCCCTCAGGGACCCAGAGCCACTCCTACTGCCATTCTTCCAAAATCTGTCATTTTCAGTCTGGCATTCGATCCCCTTTCAGCCATCTACAAGCAGGGTTTTCATAGACAGTGACATCAGTTGCAATTCTAAGGAGCCCAAGCAAACCCTTTAGGAGTAAAGGAGACAGAAACACGCCCCCTTTCAGAAATGCCCTCACAATGGACCCTGCATTAGCATCCTATTCCCACAGAAGCTTGAAGGCAAGGACTAGGTATCTGTTTCTCTCTGCCCTCCAGTAGGGCAAGCCCTTTTCCAACCGAGCTAGTCCTCTTTCACCCACTCTTGAGTCACCCCCTCTCCAGCAAACAACACCATCCTCCAGGCTCCACTTCAGTCCCGGGGTTCCAGGAAGCTCCGTTACCGCTTCCCCTTACAACAGCTCTTCTCTGGCACGGCCTCCGCCATACATATGTCCTGGCCATACCTCATGAATCTAGCCTGGGTAACATATGGCATTGTTCTGAGTTATTTCGTGTTAAGTATGTTTTATATCCCCAATTAAAGCACTAATAGCTTGCCTGTACTCAGAAATTCTCAAactgaacatttatttcttaatcaggccccattttaagaatgaaaacaaataactcGGAAATAAGTGAATAATCAAGAGGGAATTCTGTCTTCGTAAACCAAACCGGCAACTTCCTGGGAATCAAAAGGGACTGAACTTGACCATGTACATCATCACAAGTTCCGTTTTCCAAACCCATCTGCTAGTACCACTAACATCTGGGAGAAATACCCAGGGGCTACACAAACGACTAAGTCAAGTTCTTAAATCTCTACTGATATGGAGGAGACGGCTTCATTTTAGGTTTAtcaaaagttgaaataaaaggtttttttcaGATTAATCCTCAGATACCCTAAAAACTCAATTGAGAACTTGGTTTCTGAGATGTTCAGCTCGCACATGGCCTGCAGGCAGAGTTCAGTTGCTCATCTGTACATTCTCCTTTGCAGAAGGGATGGGGCAGATCTTAGACATGCATGATAAATACTCAAAGTAAGGCCGGCCCATCTGGAGGGGAGCATGGAGGTGGGCAAGACTGAAAAAAACAGAAGGCAAGAACACAGCTGTCCCTGGAGAGCTAGATTGGGGGTTCAGAAAGCGGCTCGTCCCGGCGGACTCACAGTGCCTACTAATGGGCAGAGAGCCAGGGAAGGAGCCCTACCGTCCAGCTCCTTCTCAATGGAGTCCATCCTGTGCGTGACTTCGTCCTGAAGAGATTCCACGTGAGTCAGCAGGTTGAACTGCCACTGGtgctgggagctcagcagccCCTCTCCGCCTCTGTCCAGCAGCTTCCGAGCAGGGGCTTCCTCTGGTAGGACCTTTTTGGAGACGTAGTCCCTCACCTGGTGATGCAATGGCATTTAAGTTACTGAGTGGAGACAGCTCCCAGCCCCTTCTCCAACCAGCCAGTGTTTGCAACTATTTGAAAAACCAGCTGCAGCGTGAATATTCCAAATCTCtacctccctttcctccctctctcggGCACTGGGCAGAAGTGTGCCTGCTGTGCCAACTGCAACCACCTCAGGGCAGCACAGACCTCTGGCTCAAAGGGCCCCACAGCAGCTTTCCAGTGACTGGCCAATGCCCGAGGCCTGAAGTAGGCCTCCCAGAATGGCTTCCAGAGCCCTGAGATCAGAATAGAGCTGGGCGAGTGTATATCAGGATTAGTATATGGGAGTcagaaaaattagttttaagTCCTAGCTCCGTGTCTTACTGAACATATGAACCTGGAtgagttacttcacttctctgagcctctgttgcTTTATGGGAAAGATGGAAATAGTAAAACCTACTTTTAAGGTTCATCAGGATAAAATGGGATAAGGTTTATGAAACACAGTGTCAGCCTATAGTCAGCCTGCCATCGATGAAAGGAATTTTTAACCCTGGCTGCCTTGTTTAGGCCCAGTATTTTCTGCCTCGCCTGCAGGAGCACAAACCTTTTCTGGGGTTGGTGATCGcaacttttcattcattcatttgaaatgaaataaattctagCTGGTATTTACTTAGAACTTACTATGTGCAAAGCCATGTGCTGAGAGCTTTTCACAGATGCACTGCACAATAACTGAAAGGGCACTGTCACTGACTCCATTCTACAGGCGGGTGAGGAGACACATCTGAGGACGAAAGTGACCTTCTCAGAATCACAGCAAATCGCTGAATCCAGACTTGAACCTGGGTCTGTCTCCAAAGACTGTCCTTACCAGCCTTACCCAACACTCTTGAGACACTGGCAAGGGCACAGGCTTAATGAGGTGCAATGGCCACCCTTGGGCGGCTATAATCTAGGACACTCCCTCACTCTCAGCAATGAGCAGCAATGTACCCAATGCTGGTGATACCGACCCACAGGGTCAATCAAGTCTGTGAAAGTGAGGATGACATGGTGGGGAAGCTCTCCAATCCCCTAAAGCCTCACTGACAACTGAGGACAGGGCTGGACGAGGCCAGTGAACAGTTACAGATGACAACGTTGGCAAGAGGATGACTCAGGGGGCTCCAGAAGAGAATGACAggaataatgaaacaaaaatgagaatggCTCTTGGGAAACTGATGAAACCTACAAATGTTTTGACCAAACAGACTGTTCTTATGTCAGGGCTGAGAAGTTAAAGGTCAGAGTAAAGCTATCATAGAATTGTATTGAAAAACATATGCCTAACACAACACTTGACTCATTCTTTCCTCATGCTAAGAATTAGCACCTAGGTGCAATTATAATGTAACTTGTGttaaagaaaaactcattttCCTAACTTGGTTTCATTACCAAGTCCGAAGCAAACCTTTCCTCCTTGCTACTTCCCAcctttccaccccaccccactgacTATGCCATTTTGTGGGTACCTCCCAGAACCAAATCAAGTGGGCTCTCCTGACTTTGCACCCATTTTAGCAGACCAAAAAAGCACCTCTGAAggcaaatttaaatataattctacAATAAATACAATTTCACACTAATCATCTTCCACAGAACATTTAGCCCTAGAACTTACAAGCACCCCcacaaagaacaataaaagtGAGCCACATACCTTTGGGGAGCTGGGTTTGGGGTCACTGTCACCCCTGCTCCTGTCTTGGTCTAGAGGCCAGCCCAGGCGCGTGGAGAGGGAGTTGTCGCCATTCTCGTGCAGGGGGTTGACTGCATCCTCGAGGGCAGAGCCCCGGGTCTCCACCACCAGCTTCTGCTCCACAGCAGGGTAGTAGGCGCGGGGCTTCTGGTAGCAGTGCTCGCTGGTTATGTAGGACTCCTCCACAGACCGGGGCAGGGGCAGCGGCAGGGGCTTCTCCAGCGCCCCGTTCAAAGTTCTATAGCTTGGGGCTTCCTCCTTGCTCTTGGCTTCCGTGACATGGATGTGTTTGGAATGAGGCCTCCCGTCCCCTGAGCGCTGTTTCCAAGGCTGACACCACAGCTGCAGGTCAGGGTGCTCCCTGTTtctgtggggagggggacaaGGAGAGGGCACTGGAGTAACCGGAACCACTCAAGGGGCTTCGCAGTTCCCAACACTCTCCCAGCAGGGAGAGAAGCTCCCCACTGGGCCATCTGGTCACAAACCGTCCTATGCCAAgcaacaaggaaatgaaaacctgCGGTGTCTGAGGGGACCACTTCCAGGCAAGCTCCCGTCTAGACACTCGTGGCGAGTGGAGCAGACCTGCAGTCAGAAGACCTGACTGCATTTCACTCAGCTGCTGCTGAGCCACGCATCTGGGACGAGTCACCCAGCCAGCCTTGCTgccatttcctcctctgccaaACGGGGCTAACCATCTGTCTGCCATCACCCACTGAGTTTggtgaagattaagtgaattaattCAAATGCAAGGACTTTGTTGGTGGCCAAGTGCTCTGCAAATGTGACTGACTAAAAATAACCCTAACTTATTAATAAACCATGACattcaattataaaaatgcaatgatGACACAGGGAGGGGGGAAAGACACCAAAAGTCATCTGTGTATAGGTCACTaataagaaagttttaa is a genomic window containing:
- the SCAND1 gene encoding SCAN domain-containing protein 1, with the protein product MAATEPVLAAPGSPAPPREKAEEGAGPSSGPESNPAGSLSTPEAPPPAPEHSNQNAADPEAVPPPPAAASPALELPLHPAPLGSAPLAEAAPRSPSGPGGLGSSRPGPETFRQRFRQFRYQDAAGPREAFRQLRELSRQWLRPDIRTKEQIVEMLVQEQLFAILPEAARARRLRRRTDVRITG